The sequence GGACACTTCATATTGAGACTGATCCAGCAAACTGGAGGAAAGGAGCAAACAAGACATGTTATTAATTTACACAACCTTTAGTAACATGAGCATTTCCTATAAATGCACATAGGCCAGACTGTGTACAAGCAGTAAATGAGTATTTACTGGAGTTGCATTCAACTGTTGACTCGCTTTATGTTGTACATGTCTAATACAACACAAAGAATTACATAATATATcaacacatttacacaaaatCCAAGTTAATCCATCCACTgatttagatttaaataaatgaacattagcCAGACTTCAAGTTTTTTTACAACTTTGGATATTAAGACACACTGATAATACATGTCAGAATACATACTTGTTTATGCATAatacacaatgtgtttaaacgtTATACAggcaatgcatttatttttttaaatgattgataTGCGTTTTTAATTTGGCGCGCCTAAATGCGTGCATTCCTGACGTGGCACATGATGCACCACATGttagcttaaaaataaaacttcaaatCAATGTGACTAGACGAAAATTGGTCATTTGGTGTCTTGCGATGCTTTCTAgagtataaatatttacaaaaacacaatattaaacCTTAATCTGAGACTATCCCTTAGAGGGGAAACGCGAACAAGGCCGGACATCTAGCATTTACGGATATAAAATCCTCTCCAGAAGTTTcagaatttacaaaaaataacattaaagcgGTTGTCGCttacctttaaaaaaagaaaaacactcttATATATTCCTCATATGTTCTTAGAACCGTGTCCTGGTCGCTATTTCAGTGGCAGTGCAAACATCTGAGCCGCACACAATAGTCAGTGGTCTCGGGGAAAAAGCGCCACTTGCAAATTCATTTGAAATTTCGCGACAAAACCTTCTAGCCAATTAGGGCGCAGCGAAAAACCTTTAAACGACCCGCAGCCAATGAAAGCGCTGGGCGGACGACTCAAATGATGTCATGACGCACGTTCAACGGAGCCGTACATGAAGAGCGCCACCCAATGAAATCCACGCTTCGAAAAAAAGcgcatttttgaaaaaagtcaaTAAAGATGGAATTTAAAAGTGATTTGTTGTTGGCTGAAACACCTTATATAAATACCAGGATTTTAAAAagctataaatatttaaatatgagtaTGTGATTTGCATATCTGAAAAAGTAggctaatatatttaaattagttaTACTCatcttaaatattgataataactTACTAAATTGTTACTACTTGTTGAACAGCtctcatttaataattaaataatcataatttattatatactatattattataattttatgttaaatattattattattattaattatattgattGCTTATAACAATGCAAtaatttacagagagagagagcatacaatattaatattgtatatataatattaaatgataattaaaactcTGTGATTTAAAATACTGGAAATATTTGGGAGTCCTGAGTACGTTATTCCCAAGTctgaaaaagtaaaaagaaaaagtttatgTATGTTATACTCagcttaaataataatattttataagctAGAAACTGCTCTTTGCGTTGAAATGGCAATAATTTTTCTCAAATCTCAAACAGCTGGAAAAGTCAAACTggctgaaaagaaaaagaacaccCCACCAAAAGCATTTCACACTGCTGTGTTAGAGTTCAAGAGAAAACAAAGAGTGAGAATCTCTATGCTCCTCTCAGACTAGACGGCTGTGCTTATAATTCAATCTGACACCCATAAACCAAATGTTAACACATTTCTTTATTGTGGCAGATAACTACTGGTTCTGATCACTGTCTTGGAGAATGTCCATAAGAGATTCCTGTTCAGAAAACTGTTGCAGGAACACAATCATCTCCTCCAGCAGTTCCTCTCCTTGTAAAAATCCATGCACGTCGTGAACGGTTTTTCCGATCCTGTGATCGGTGATCCGGTCCTGAGAGAAGTTATAAGTCCTGATTTTCTCTGATCTGCCTTTGCTGCCAATCTGTTACAAGAgaagtaaatgcaatttatataaaCCAAATAATATCAGTAAAAACTATTATATCCcataattaataaagttaaagTCAATGtgatttgcaacccattttactaaATGCAACACACGTTAAACAGGATATTTAAAGAAACTAAATGAATGGCAGGATTTTACTGGATCATGAAGTTATTTCAGAGGAACAgcaagaatatattttaataaaagacaCAAAAGGCACAAAACCTGTCTTAAGTCTctggagtatatttgtagcaatagccaaaacactgtatgggtcaaaatgattgatttttcttttatgccaaaaatcattaggatattaagtaaagatcatgttccatgaaaatattttgtgcatttcctactgtaaatatataaaaacgtaatttttgattagtaatatgcataactaagaattcatttggacaactttaaagatgattttctctcCAAATAGCTGTATTTCTGCCAATTAtcgtctgatcctaataaaccaaatggaaagcttatttatcagCTTTAGCATAATCTATAAATCTAAATTTCGagaaatttacccttatgactggtttcgtGTTCCAGGGTCATATAATTTATTGAATAAGGTGCACCAATAAGTAATTTGCAGGAAAGTTACTTCAGAAAGAAAATAGGTTTAATGCTTAACTAATAAAGACTAATGAATGAATAGACCTGTAGTTTTCGAGCCAGGTATCTCTTACTGGTCTCCTCCTCCAGCCGGGCGCTGTAGAGTTTGGCCCTCAGTAAGGTCATGGCTGTCTCCTTGTTCTTGATCTGAGAGCGTTCCTGCTGACACTCAGCCACTGTCCCTGAAGTTACAACAAAACATAGACACGTCTCACTCCCAGAGTCCTGCAGGACATGAGACACCACTAGAAAATGATCTGAATTAATcgtttatatctatctatctatctatctatctatctatctatctatctatctatctatctatctatctatctatctatctatctatctatctggcattaaataattattaatactgTGACATTTCCATAAAATAAGTCCTAAATGCCACCTGTGGGCAGATGGACGATCCTCACGGCGCTGTCGGTGGTGTTGACATGCTGTCCTCCTGCACCACTAGCTCTTTTCGTCTCGATCCTCAGATCTTTAGGATTGACGGTAAATGAGATCTGTGCGGATTAAGAGAACATGCAGTAAGATCTAGAACCACACACACCTGAATACGGACTTTCTAGCGGGAATCCTGaatctgtttttaattataaCACCTGATCTATTATCCATTTCTGAATATCAATAAGAGCTGAGGATCTCTGTACCTCAGTGGGCTGGGGAAGTATGGCCACCGTCATGGTGCTGGTGTGTATGCGACCTTTACTCTCTGTTTTCGGGACCCTCTGGACACGATGGACTCCAGCTTCAAACTTTAACTTTTTATAGCTGAGTGGACCACTGATACTGGCGGCTGCACGTCTGATGCCTCCTAAACAACCACATACACCACTGGAAATGAGGATTCAGGGCATTTGACCACAACAGATGCAAGCACCGACTTAAATCCACCCAAgcacttaatattattattatcattaagcaTTTATAGAGGACAAATCTGTCAACCTAGCTCACTGGACATGACCTCCAGGATGTAGAAACCCCAGCCGTGGAAAGCTGCGAAGTTATGATACATATCAAAAATCTCTGCGGTAAAGAGCATGGCCTCTTGACCTCCGACCCCAGCGGTGACCTCTAGGACCAGGTCACTCATGTCTGATTCCTCTTCTGGGATCAGAAGAGATAAAATCTGAAAAACAGCACTTAGACTCAGTTTGCATTACTTTAAAACTTACTACATAATagtactatttttttatattttaacttggATTGACTAACTAAATTGTTACTATTATTGTATTGCATTTAATAGCTCTTTAAGCATAATTTATATATTgatattatatcaattatatcaataatattacaataatattaatattattattgctacaataatatatatatatatatatatatatatatatatatatatatatatatatatatatatatatatatatatataaaatacaatattaatattatataatattaaatgttatcttaaatttatttcatatgtttctagttcatttacatttactttatatttatgctACTATACAAACATGTTAACAGCAGATTTcaatatgcatattatatatatatggtaatatTAAAtgtcaacaacaataatattaatttaaattatattattattatttaatattatattggttttatatattattttagttcaTGCTCATTTACTTTACAATGATAATGTATAATAACAtactaataatgaaatattataatatataaaattatgatcctaaaacaggcttcatttccataaaaataataatatatatctatatatatatatatatatatatatatatatatatatatatatagatatatctatatatctatatatatatatatatatatatataattttaattctgGAATTTAAAATGTGACGTGGATATGTGAGATTCAAACCATAAAGTCTGTAAAGTGTATTTGTGTTATTCATCTCATCCCAGGTCTGTATGAGAGTCAATACaggtaatttatttaataaatgtgacTGGAATGTTAACGAGAGCCTGTCACACCTCACCTTTTGTCTGAGATCTTGAACGGCTGCTAGACAGGCTTCCTTCTCCAACTTTGCAAGCTCAAGTAATTCTGGTTCATTATCTGAAAAGAGATAGAGATGCAAATGAGAGCCACCCTACAAAGCTTTTCACTTCCAGCAAGCCTTTCCAGTGAAATACCTTTTAACAAGTCCAGCGTGTCCTCCAGCTCCTTCTGTTTCTCCTCTAATTCTCTGATTTTTTGGACTAAAGGTCCTAACACAGAGAGGCTGGTCCTTTTCATCTTCACATCCTCTTCATCCAATGTTTGGCTCTCAGTATTGAGGGACTGCAGGCATGTGTTATACTCCACTTCCTTCTTCTTCAGATAGTCATGTAAAGACTTCTTGTTGAAGATCTCGTCCACAGACAGTATTTTAGAGACCATCACAGACTGGGATGTATGGAAGGCTCGTGGAGCGTGTGCTTTGGTGCTGTTAACTGTCCTGTGAATGGCTGGACATCTGCATACTGATCCTCTCGTGATTGACCTGAACAGTGTCACATTCAGCAGCCGCCTGCCTGCATATGAAAGACTCTTACTAAAGCCAACGACGGCCATCGCGACTCAAGTGCTGTATTTAAAGTGAGCACTTGAaggtaaataaaagcatttaccaTATAAACGGGCTTCCAACCATTGCAACTTTATTGCAGCCTACAGTTGACACCTACGAACCACAACATTCACATGTTCTGCGGATGCCTTTTCCGGGTGaaattgtttttcaaaataaaagtcaataaCGTTACAAGCCCAATAATCTCTgacatttattgattaaaaagCGTTTACATTGcctaaaatgtttttcaaataattttgaaaaatcatCAAGGTCAATAAGGAACATTTACACATACGtgtatgtgttttgtggactcccggagtaaatgtataaataaaatattaaacaattaataaattcattataaaatataataattcttaataattattttttatatatgtatatttttgtaattaaacgctttttatataaacaatatatatttttttcttaattaagatTATATGATTATCTGAATATTTCCAGCGTTATTTTAAGGTAAACACAGAGCCTGTCTACGGAGAACCTTCCCACTCCCTATTAAGTCCGAATTTTGGTTGCAGTacccatagacatataaatacctagacgcttcattggccgctttgagccgttgccgcgatacgtcaacgcgtccgccatgttagtgagggcaagacttttcttaaaacaaatgaaagtaaacgggggagcagcggtttttactgaataaaaataagataagGTTCActtatcaaccgatttcagaggtttgtgatctacgtgcagttaaaaaaaaactttgcctccagttatttagttaggtttggaaaattattaattgaaagctcacatttgtctcacttgttgatttcgttgattttttcggtttacaaatctgttaatttagtataactgtaacatattcatgtaatgtaatttgaatgtaccttggagattgaaaatgtttcttttcgagaccccaggagcccaaattcagacccagaacaataaaacccacagaagaggtgggagttcaaaagAGAAATCTTTATATGACCAAACTGATCTggaagattaaccacaatctgaggcatcggagcgagttcgcaaaacatttgattcagatcgggactccgaatcgcgtttcacgaatcatttgatctgggcttcggagcgagttcgcaaaatatttgattcagatcgggactccgaagcacgttatacgaatcatttgatctgggcttcggagcgagttcgcaaaaatatttgattcagatcgggacttccgaatcgcgtttcgcgaatcatttgatcggggcttcggagttcgtaAAAcatgattcagatcgggactccgaagcgcgtttcacgaatcatttgatcgtgGGTTCAGAGCGAGTTTGCaagacatttgattcagatcgcgactccgaagcacgtttcgcgaatcatttgagattaGGTCTTTtgagcggatttgcaaagcatttgattcagatcgcgactccgaaccgcgtttcacgaatcatttgatcgtgGGTTCAGAGCGAGTTTGCaagacatttgattcagatcgcgactccgaagcacgtttcgcgaatcatttgagattaGGTCTTTTGAGCGaatttgcaaagcatttgattcagatcgcgactCCGAACCGCGTTTCACAAATCATTTGATCGTGGGTTCAGAGCGAGTTTGCaagacatttgattcagatcgcgactccgaaacgcgtttcgcgaatcatttgagatcaggtctttcgagcggatttgcaaaccatttgattctatcatgtaggctactagatcaagttttaataaagagaaaacagctttagagacacatttttgttaataataatacagttgctGATGCTATGGACTGAGGGATTACTAAGAGGCTACTCTTAGTAATCCCTCAGTCCATAGCATCAGCAACTGTAttatttagtaagggaaaattaaaacaaaataggatgagtttccatttttattttatgtagcaatggtcatcttaacctctgtggagtgttcagggtatttcaggaccctaaattaaattctaattcatctaaatgacatgacacttaattactttaccaaaacagaaattgggatgtctgattgtatattagtgtaataaaatcactcagaatgttcatatagtgcttttgtctaaaattgtaattttaaatggtttccagtaaatggcagaaatctacCACTTAAGTAGGCCTACGTCAATTTTTTCGTATGAccatgtatgaaagcaagaaatgtagatacactttttttttttttttttttttttacaaatttaacatttaaacaaattccatatcaactgtatagtaaaaacattaaaggatgttacaattcatgattgtctagatattgatgtttttaatttcacctcttaaagcactttcttttatcattgcaaatatcagtatttaacattttgggattaaaacatcaaaacattatgcatttgtaattgcaggttaaatgcatttatatcttgcattaaacagtgtgtgtaaacatctgcCGGGGTCTCTGgagagcgatgtgtagaggattaaAACTTGAGCCAGAGTTTCTTCACCGCTATGAGGAGACCTTTGACATTAACGTTCTTCcatctggtctcatcatccaccctgatgctccacaccTTGGTGCAGATGGCAAAATGAAGAACCTCTCTTCGGCCTGGTAGAGGTTAAGTGCCCTGATGCGAAAGAAATCTGAGAGGCATCCCATGTTGAGTTTATTGAGGACACAAGAGGTGACTTCCATGTGGAGAgggtatggagagatgatgagctgatcacagagatcacagctaaagttgttgaattctactttggcatatacattaattttttgcTAGGAAGAAAATAGGCATGGAAAATTGACCAACAAATGATATTCCTgttctatagtgaatgtagttctatagtgttCTATTACAGGAAAAACAGTTACCCCAATAAGTCatgcttcaattaattatattttattgttatttatgttatattgttgcaacataccTACTCCAAACTGGAAAGATAAGTCAGGAGGGGTTAGCGATTTCTGATGTGTTCGGAATCTGAAACAATATTGCAAAtcataagtaaaagtaaagagttagattttcataaaacatttct is a genomic window of Carassius auratus strain Wakin unplaced genomic scaffold, ASM336829v1 scaf_tig00025916, whole genome shotgun sequence containing:
- the LOC113078510 gene encoding peptide chain release factor 1-like, mitochondrial; its protein translation is MAVVGFSKSLSYAGRRLLNVTLFRSITRGSVCRCPAIHRTVNSTKAHAPRAFHTSQSVMVSKILSVDEIFNKKSLHDYLKKKEVEYNTCLQSLNTESQTLDEEDVKMKRTSLSVLGPLVQKIRELEEKQKELEDTLDLLKDNEPELLELAKLEKEACLAAVQDLRQKILSLLIPEEESDMSDLVLEVTAGVGGQEAMLFTAEIFDMYHNFAAFHGWGFYILEVMSSELGGIRRAAASISGPLSYKKLKFEAGVHRVQRVPKTESKGRIHTSTMTVAILPQPTEISFTVNPKDLRIETKRASGAGGQHVNTTDSAVRIVHLPTGTVAECQQERSQIKNKETAMTLLRAKLYSARLEEETSKRYLARKLQIGSKGRSEKIRTYNFSQDRITDHRIGKTVHDVHGFLQGEELLEEMIVFLQQFSEQESLMDILQDSDQNQ